In one Rutidosis leptorrhynchoides isolate AG116_Rl617_1_P2 chromosome 8, CSIRO_AGI_Rlap_v1, whole genome shotgun sequence genomic region, the following are encoded:
- the LOC139864668 gene encoding uncharacterized protein produces MQKYLKLVQELAVDFDLFQITQVSRTLNKKADALSKLAALTFSHFKKEIWVEEVKVKSIEEDSVSAAVEEEKQSWMTPIIEFLTKGTLPIDSSKTRKIKMKAPMYLLDKGILYRKSFLGPHLRCLNPTQAESIIREVHEVMCALHS; encoded by the coding sequence ATGCAAAAATACTTAAAGCTTGTGCAAGAGCTAGCAGTTGACTTCGATTTATTCCAGATAACTCAGGTTTCAAGGACGCTGAATaaaaaggcggatgcgctaagTAAGTTAGCTGCATTAACATTCAgtcattttaagaaagaaatttgggtTGAGGAAGTTAAAGTAAAATCTATTGAAGAAGACAGTGTTTCGGCTGCAGTTGAAGAAGAGAAGCAGAGTTGGATGACCCCAATAATAGAATTTTTAACCAAAGGTACATTGCCGATAGATTCAAGTAAAACAAGAAAGATTAAGATGAAAGCACCAATGTATCTGTTAGACAAGGGAATTCTATATAGAAAGTCTTTTCTGGGACCTCATTTGCGGTGCCTTAATCCAACTCAAGCGGAGTCAATCATACGGGAAGTACACGAGGTAATGTGCGCTCTGCATTCGTGA